One region of Streptomyces rishiriensis genomic DNA includes:
- a CDS encoding ATP-dependent 6-phosphofructokinase encodes MRIGVLTAGGDCPGLNAVIRSVVHRAVDNYGDEVIGFEDGYAGLLDGRYRSLDLNAVSGILARGGTILGSSRLERDRLREACESASDMIHDFGIDALIPIGGEGTLTAARMLSDAGLPVVGVPKTIDNDISSTDRTFGFDTAVGVATEAMDRLKTTAESHQRVMVVEVMGRHAGWIALESGMAAGAHGICLPERPFDPADLVKMVEERFARGKKFAVICVAEGAHPADGTMDYSKGAIDQFGHERFQGIGTALAYELEKRLGKEARPVILGHVQRGGVPTAYDRVLATRFGWHAVEAAHRGQFGRMTALRGTDVVMVPLAEAVTELKTVPKDRIVEAESVF; translated from the coding sequence ATGCGCATCGGAGTTCTCACCGCAGGTGGCGACTGCCCCGGCCTGAACGCAGTGATCCGGTCGGTCGTGCACCGCGCCGTCGACAACTACGGCGACGAGGTGATCGGCTTCGAGGACGGCTACGCGGGTCTGCTGGACGGCCGTTACCGCAGCCTCGACCTGAACGCGGTGAGCGGCATCCTGGCCCGCGGCGGCACCATCCTCGGCTCGTCACGTCTGGAGCGCGACCGGCTGCGCGAGGCCTGCGAGAGCGCCTCCGACATGATCCACGACTTCGGCATCGACGCGCTGATCCCGATCGGCGGCGAGGGCACGCTCACGGCGGCGCGGATGCTGTCCGACGCCGGCCTGCCGGTGGTGGGCGTCCCGAAGACGATCGACAACGACATCTCGTCGACGGACCGCACGTTCGGCTTCGACACGGCGGTGGGCGTCGCGACGGAGGCGATGGACCGTCTGAAGACCACGGCGGAGTCCCACCAGCGGGTGATGGTGGTCGAGGTCATGGGCCGCCACGCGGGCTGGATCGCGCTGGAGTCCGGCATGGCCGCGGGCGCGCACGGCATCTGCCTTCCTGAGCGGCCCTTCGACCCCGCCGACCTGGTGAAGATGGTCGAGGAGCGGTTCGCCCGCGGCAAGAAGTTCGCGGTGATCTGCGTCGCGGAGGGCGCCCACCCGGCCGACGGCACCATGGATTACAGCAAGGGCGCGATCGACCAGTTCGGTCACGAGCGCTTCCAGGGCATCGGCACGGCGCTGGCCTACGAGCTGGAGAAGCGGCTCGGCAAGGAGGCCCGGCCGGTGATCCTCGGCCACGTCCAGCGTGGCGGTGTCCCGACGGCGTACGACCGTGTCCTCGCGACCCGCTTCGGCTGGCACGCGGTGGAGGCGGCGCACCGGGGCCAGTTCGGGCGGATGACGGCGCTGCGCGGGACGGACGTGGTGATGGTTCCGCTGGCGGAGGCCGTGACCGAGTTGAAGACGGTTCCGAAGGACCGGATCGTCGAAGCGGAGTCGGTCTTCTAG
- a CDS encoding helix-turn-helix domain-containing protein, with product MSEQPVVTASRGPYLVPVPRPPAHTRQPGPPFDAPAARRLRAALGMTPEHVAHGLRASYALPHAGPDLVIAWERGTLTPTHPELTALAGVLWCSPGELIGRPRTLREHRVAQGFAPEDVARAVGHEFPAYTRMEESGQWRGTDRQSAALAELLDLSLPDLVTVTGLEARLADLLRTAARTRWQAYVRPVGRIVPVDRRLLEETLQELHQDYQGRMVATLSWGDGGAAGEASDAGRDFLDRIVDTFWTSLENRTAQPR from the coding sequence ATGTCCGAACAGCCCGTAGTCACCGCATCCCGCGGCCCCTACCTTGTCCCCGTGCCCAGACCTCCAGCCCACACCCGTCAGCCGGGTCCGCCCTTCGACGCTCCCGCCGCCCGAAGGCTCCGGGCCGCCCTCGGCATGACCCCGGAGCACGTCGCCCACGGGCTGCGCGCCTCTTACGCCCTCCCGCACGCCGGCCCCGATCTCGTCATCGCCTGGGAACGCGGGACACTCACCCCCACCCATCCCGAACTCACCGCTCTGGCAGGCGTGTTGTGGTGTTCCCCGGGTGAGCTGATCGGCAGGCCGCGCACCCTGCGCGAACACCGCGTCGCCCAGGGCTTCGCCCCCGAGGACGTCGCCCGGGCCGTGGGGCACGAGTTCCCGGCGTACACGCGGATGGAGGAGAGCGGGCAGTGGCGCGGCACGGACCGGCAGTCCGCCGCCCTGGCCGAGCTGCTCGACCTCTCGCTGCCCGACCTGGTCACCGTGACCGGCCTCGAGGCCAGGCTGGCGGACCTGCTGCGCACCGCCGCCCGCACGCGCTGGCAGGCGTACGTCAGACCCGTGGGCAGGATCGTGCCCGTGGACCGGCGTCTCCTGGAGGAGACCCTCCAGGAGCTGCACCAGGACTACCAGGGGCGCATGGTCGCCACGCTCAGCTGGGGTGACGGCGGCGCGGCCGGGGAGGCGAGCGACGCCGGCCGGGACTTCCTCGACCGGATCGTCGACACCTTCTGGACCAGCCTCGAGAACCGGACCGCCCAGCCGAGATGA
- a CDS encoding response regulator, with translation MTSEEPIRVLVVEDDPVAADAHVMYVGRVPGFVAVGKAHTGAEARRLLDRTPVDLLLLDLHLPDAHGLQLARSLRAAGYHADVIAVTSARDLTVVREGVSLGVVQYVLKPFTFATLRDRLVRYAEFRGAAGEASGQDEVDRALATLRAPGPAALPKGLSGPTLERVTEAVREAEGGLTAAGVAEAVGISRITARRYLEHLVEAGRTERKPLYGQVGRPELVYRWVRTTRGK, from the coding sequence ATGACGAGCGAAGAGCCGATCAGAGTGCTGGTCGTGGAGGACGACCCGGTCGCCGCGGACGCCCATGTGATGTACGTGGGCCGGGTGCCGGGGTTCGTCGCGGTGGGCAAGGCGCACACCGGCGCGGAGGCCCGGCGGTTGCTGGACCGCACGCCGGTCGACCTGCTGCTGCTGGACCTGCACCTGCCCGACGCGCACGGACTCCAGCTGGCCCGCTCACTGCGGGCGGCGGGGTATCACGCGGACGTGATAGCGGTGACGTCGGCGCGGGACCTGACGGTGGTACGGGAGGGCGTCTCGCTCGGAGTCGTGCAGTACGTACTGAAACCCTTCACCTTCGCCACGCTTCGGGACCGGCTGGTGCGGTACGCCGAGTTCCGGGGGGCCGCGGGCGAGGCGAGCGGTCAGGACGAGGTCGACCGGGCGCTGGCGACCCTGCGCGCGCCGGGGCCCGCCGCGCTGCCCAAGGGGCTGAGCGGGCCCACGCTGGAGCGGGTGACGGAGGCCGTACGGGAGGCGGAGGGCGGGCTCACCGCCGCGGGGGTCGCCGAGGCGGTGGGCATCTCACGCATCACGGCCCGCCGGTACCTGGAGCATCTGGTGGAGGCCGGGAGAACCGAACGCAAGCCGCTGTACGGGCAGGTGGGGAGGCCGGAACTGGTCTACCGCTGGGTGCGGACGACACGCGGCAAGTGA
- a CDS encoding ATP-binding protein: MRIPALPRPRSLAGQLFAMQAVLIAVLVAGYALFTYVSDRTQAEEAAGRQATAVARSVADSPSVRAAIRTAKPTAELQPYALRVMRDTEVDFVTIMNPEGIRWTHPDKTQIGQRFRGNTAKALKGETFTETYTGTLGASVRAVTPIEDDGTIIGLVSAGIKVESISKRVQDQVTALFAVAVGALALGAIGTYLINASLRRHTHGMNATELSRMHDYHQAALHAVREGLLMLDGQYKVALINDGGRELLGVSGEVVGMSVAELGLPAPLTGALLSSEPRVDEVHLTADRVLVVNTSPVSGGERRGAVVTLRDVTELQSVMGELDSERGFTQALRSQAHEAANRLHTVVSLIELGRAEEAVDFATAELELAQALTDQVVAAVAEPVLAALLLGKTAQANERGVELVVSRESTVDDGLLPESLPARDLVTILGNLIDNAVDAAQGSTRAQVTVTAATEGAELLMRVADTGAGVDPAHASLVFERGFSTKPAGPGGRGLGLALVRQAVQRHEGTLSVAEAAGGGAEFLVRLPLPVTAATGATGPGATGPLSASGDLG; the protein is encoded by the coding sequence ATGCGCATCCCCGCTCTGCCGAGACCCCGCAGCCTGGCCGGCCAGCTCTTCGCCATGCAGGCGGTGCTGATAGCGGTGCTCGTCGCGGGATACGCGCTGTTCACGTACGTCAGCGACCGCACCCAGGCCGAGGAGGCGGCGGGCCGCCAAGCCACGGCCGTGGCCCGCTCGGTCGCCGACTCGCCCTCCGTGCGGGCGGCGATCCGGACCGCGAAGCCCACCGCCGAGCTCCAGCCGTACGCCCTGCGCGTCATGAGGGACACGGAGGTCGACTTCGTCACGATCATGAACCCGGAGGGCATCCGCTGGACGCATCCGGACAAGACCCAGATCGGCCAGCGCTTCCGCGGCAACACGGCGAAGGCCCTGAAGGGCGAGACCTTCACCGAGACCTACACCGGCACCCTCGGCGCGTCCGTCCGCGCGGTCACCCCGATCGAGGACGACGGCACGATCATCGGTCTGGTCAGCGCGGGCATCAAGGTCGAGTCGATCAGCAAGCGGGTGCAGGACCAGGTGACGGCCCTGTTCGCGGTGGCCGTCGGCGCGCTCGCCCTCGGCGCGATCGGTACGTACCTCATCAACGCGTCCCTGCGCCGCCACACCCACGGCATGAACGCGACCGAGCTGAGCCGCATGCACGACTACCACCAGGCCGCGCTGCACGCGGTGCGGGAGGGGTTGCTGATGCTGGACGGACAGTACAAGGTGGCGCTGATCAACGACGGGGGCCGGGAGCTGCTGGGCGTCTCGGGGGAGGTGGTGGGCATGTCGGTGGCGGAACTGGGCCTGCCGGCTCCGCTGACAGGTGCGCTGCTCTCCTCCGAGCCCCGGGTGGACGAGGTGCATCTGACGGCGGACCGGGTGCTCGTGGTGAACACCTCCCCGGTGTCGGGCGGCGAGCGCAGAGGCGCTGTGGTCACCCTGCGCGATGTGACCGAACTCCAGTCCGTGATGGGTGAGTTGGACTCCGAGCGCGGCTTCACGCAGGCGCTGCGCTCACAGGCCCACGAGGCGGCGAACCGGCTGCACACCGTGGTGTCGCTGATCGAACTGGGCCGGGCGGAGGAGGCGGTGGACTTCGCGACGGCGGAACTGGAACTGGCCCAGGCACTGACGGACCAGGTGGTCGCGGCCGTCGCCGAACCGGTCCTGGCGGCCCTGCTGCTGGGCAAGACGGCCCAGGCGAACGAGCGGGGCGTGGAGCTGGTGGTGTCGCGGGAGAGCACGGTGGACGACGGCCTGCTGCCGGAGTCGCTCCCCGCCCGGGACCTGGTGACGATCCTGGGCAACCTCATCGACAACGCGGTGGACGCGGCCCAGGGGAGCACCCGGGCGCAGGTGACGGTGACCGCAGCCACCGAGGGTGCCGAGCTGCTGATGCGGGTGGCGGACACGGGAGCGGGAGTGGACCCGGCGCACGCCTCTTTGGTTTTCGAACGCGGTTTCTCGACGAAGCCGGCCGGGCCGGGCGGGCGGGGCCTCGGGCTGGCACTGGTCCGGCAGGCGGTGCAGCGGCACGAGGGGACCCTGTCGGTGGCGGAGGCCGCGGGCGGCGGGGCGGAGTTCCTGGTCCGCCTGCCGCTGCCGGTGACGGCGGCCACCGGTGCCACCGGGCCCGGTGCCACCGGGCCCCTGTCGGCGTCTGGAGACCTGGGATGA
- a CDS encoding cation:dicarboxylate symporter family transporter yields the protein MPTKTSRRAAVAASSTPDTAPAAPAVKRDRTHYLYIAVIVAVAIGIAVGLAAPDFAVELKPIGTGFVNLIKMMISPIIFCTIVLGIGSVRKAAKVGAVGGIALGYFMVMSMVALGIGLVVGNILEPGTGLAITDAVKETGQAQVSPEAKDTTEFLLGIIPTTIVSAFTEGEVLQTLLIALLCGFALQAMGKAGRPVLRGVEHIQRLVFRVLAMVMWAAPIGAFGAMAAVVGSSGVDALKSLAVLMLGFYATCFLFVFIVLGALLRIVSGLNILSLFKYLAREFLLILSTSSSESALPRLIAKMEHLGVSKPVVGITVPTGYSFNLDGTMIYMTMASLFIADAMGTPMSVGEQIPLLLFLFVASKGAAGVTGAGMATLAGGLQSHKPALVDGIGLIVGIDRFMSEARALTNFAGNAVATVLIGTWTKEIDKARVRVVLAGGLPFDEKTLLDQDQDQDQDGDGLETAPVDVPEQREGGEKELAKA from the coding sequence ATGCCGACGAAGACGTCAAGGAGGGCAGCCGTGGCCGCCAGCAGCACCCCCGATACGGCACCTGCCGCACCCGCTGTCAAGCGGGACCGCACCCACTACCTGTACATCGCGGTGATCGTCGCGGTCGCCATCGGCATCGCCGTGGGGCTCGCCGCTCCCGACTTCGCCGTCGAGCTGAAGCCCATCGGGACCGGCTTCGTCAACCTGATCAAGATGATGATCTCGCCGATCATCTTCTGCACGATCGTGCTGGGCATCGGCTCCGTACGGAAGGCCGCCAAGGTCGGCGCCGTCGGCGGTATCGCCCTCGGCTACTTCATGGTCATGTCGATGGTCGCCCTCGGTATCGGCCTCGTGGTCGGCAACATCCTGGAGCCGGGCACGGGTCTCGCCATCACGGACGCCGTGAAGGAGACCGGGCAGGCGCAGGTCTCGCCGGAGGCCAAGGACACCACCGAGTTCCTGCTCGGCATCATCCCCACCACGATCGTCTCCGCCTTCACCGAGGGCGAGGTCCTCCAGACCCTGCTCATCGCCCTGCTCTGCGGCTTCGCGCTCCAGGCCATGGGCAAGGCCGGCCGGCCGGTGCTGCGCGGTGTCGAGCACATCCAGCGCCTGGTCTTCCGCGTCCTCGCGATGGTGATGTGGGCCGCTCCGATCGGTGCCTTCGGCGCCATGGCCGCGGTCGTCGGCTCCTCGGGCGTGGACGCGCTCAAGAGCCTGGCCGTACTGATGCTCGGCTTCTACGCCACCTGTTTCCTCTTCGTCTTCATCGTGCTGGGCGCGCTGCTGAGGATCGTCTCTGGTCTGAACATCCTCTCCCTGTTCAAGTACCTGGCCCGGGAGTTCCTGCTGATCCTGTCCACCTCCTCCTCCGAGTCCGCGCTGCCGCGGCTCATCGCGAAGATGGAGCACCTGGGTGTCAGCAAGCCCGTCGTCGGCATCACCGTCCCGACCGGCTACTCCTTCAACCTCGACGGCACCATGATCTACATGACCATGGCGTCCCTGTTCATCGCCGACGCGATGGGCACGCCGATGTCGGTCGGCGAGCAGATCCCGCTGCTGCTCTTCCTGTTCGTCGCCTCCAAGGGCGCGGCGGGTGTCACCGGCGCCGGCATGGCGACCCTGGCCGGCGGTCTCCAGTCGCACAAGCCCGCCCTGGTGGACGGCATCGGCCTCATCGTCGGCATCGACCGCTTCATGAGCGAGGCCCGCGCCCTCACCAACTTCGCGGGCAACGCCGTCGCCACCGTCCTGATCGGCACCTGGACGAAGGAGATCGACAAGGCGCGCGTCCGGGTGGTGCTCGCCGGCGGGCTGCCCTTCGACGAGAAGACCCTGCTCGACCAGGACCAGGACCAGGACCAGGACGGGGACGGCCTCGAGACCGCCCCGGTGGACGTGCCCGAGCAGCGCGAGGGCGGCGAGAAGGAACTCGCCAAGGCGTAG
- a CDS encoding aldo/keto reductase → MRHRILGDLRVSAIGLGAMPLSVEGRPGRDRALATVHAALDAGVTLLDTADSYHLPGAEPGHNERLVAHALATYGGDTSDVLVATKGGRGRPGGGAADWTVNGDPRHLKTAAEGSLRRLGVEAIGLYQLHKPDPAIPFEESVGALRDLLDEGKIRLAGVSNADTDQIRGARAILGDRLVSVQNRYSPAVRDSEPELRLAAELGLAFLPWSPLGGISRSSLDGPGERLSDTLGAFHDLARERGVSPQQLCLAWLLTRSPTVIPIPGASRPESIRNSASAADLPLTEEEVDHLNEAARRR, encoded by the coding sequence GTGCGCCACCGCATCCTTGGTGACCTGCGCGTCAGCGCGATCGGGCTCGGCGCGATGCCGCTGTCCGTCGAGGGCCGCCCCGGCCGGGACCGCGCCCTGGCCACCGTCCACGCGGCGCTGGACGCGGGCGTGACCCTGCTGGACACGGCCGACTCCTACCATCTGCCGGGCGCGGAGCCCGGTCACAACGAGCGGCTCGTGGCCCACGCGCTCGCCACGTACGGCGGTGACACCTCGGACGTGCTCGTCGCGACGAAGGGCGGCCGGGGCAGACCGGGCGGCGGCGCGGCGGACTGGACGGTGAACGGCGATCCCCGCCATCTGAAGACGGCCGCGGAGGGCTCCCTGCGGCGGCTCGGCGTCGAGGCGATCGGGCTGTACCAGCTCCACAAGCCCGACCCGGCGATCCCGTTCGAGGAGTCCGTGGGCGCGCTGCGGGATCTGCTCGACGAGGGGAAGATCAGGCTGGCCGGCGTCTCCAACGCGGACACGGACCAGATCCGCGGGGCCCGGGCGATCCTCGGCGACCGGCTGGTGTCGGTCCAGAACCGCTACTCCCCCGCCGTGCGCGACAGCGAGCCCGAACTGCGGCTGGCGGCCGAGCTGGGGCTGGCGTTCCTGCCGTGGAGCCCCTTGGGCGGCATCTCCCGCAGCTCCCTCGACGGGCCCGGCGAGCGGCTTTCCGACACGCTCGGCGCCTTTCACGACCTCGCCCGGGAGCGAGGCGTCAGCCCCCAGCAGCTCTGTCTGGCCTGGCTCCTGACCCGCTCCCCCACGGTGATCCCGATCCCCGGCGCGAGCCGCCCCGAGTCGATCCGGAACTCGGCCTCGGCAGCCGACCTGCCCCTGACCGAGGAGGAAGTCGACCACCTGAACGAGGCGGCGCGACGGCGATGA
- a CDS encoding NAD-dependent epimerase/dehydratase family protein, with amino-acid sequence METAQEVKAREGAAGQAAARQGNEREVLVIGGNRYFGKRLIARLLAAGDRVTVLNRGSSAPPPGATHLIADRDDENALNAALGSRTFDVVVDQVCYTPRQAAIARRVFAGRTRRYVLTSTVEVYEYEDSVAFVREQDVDPRDVRVDPELPWDRPEFLDAHYGEGKRQAEAVFAAEPAFPHVAVRVAHVLGGDDDFTGRLEHYASRIRAGEPITVPTANRPATYIHVEEIADFLFWTVGQDFTGPVNAASHGTLTTQDLCEAVAARIPAGRAVFQEVEVGEVSPLSFRRFYGMDNTRATRLGFTFGNSRQWLRRAAEETLGKVN; translated from the coding sequence ATGGAAACAGCGCAGGAGGTAAAGGCCCGGGAAGGGGCCGCCGGACAGGCGGCGGCCCGGCAGGGAAATGAGCGTGAGGTCCTGGTCATCGGTGGAAACCGCTATTTCGGCAAGCGGCTGATCGCGCGCCTGCTGGCCGCCGGGGACCGGGTGACGGTACTGAACCGCGGTTCGTCCGCGCCGCCTCCGGGCGCGACGCACCTGATCGCCGACCGCGACGACGAGAACGCGCTGAACGCCGCGCTCGGTTCGCGCACCTTCGACGTCGTCGTCGACCAGGTCTGCTACACCCCCCGCCAGGCGGCGATCGCCCGCCGGGTGTTCGCCGGCCGCACCCGGCGGTACGTCCTGACGTCGACGGTCGAGGTGTACGAGTACGAGGACTCCGTCGCCTTCGTGCGGGAGCAGGACGTCGATCCGCGGGACGTCCGGGTCGATCCGGAACTTCCCTGGGACCGGCCGGAGTTCCTCGACGCCCACTACGGCGAGGGCAAGCGGCAGGCGGAGGCGGTGTTCGCGGCGGAGCCGGCGTTCCCCCACGTGGCCGTCCGCGTCGCCCATGTGCTGGGCGGTGACGACGACTTCACGGGACGGCTGGAGCACTACGCCTCCCGCATCCGCGCCGGTGAGCCGATCACCGTGCCGACGGCGAACCGTCCGGCGACGTACATCCACGTCGAGGAGATCGCCGACTTCCTGTTCTGGACGGTGGGCCAGGACTTCACCGGCCCGGTCAACGCGGCCTCGCACGGGACGCTGACCACGCAGGATCTGTGCGAGGCGGTGGCGGCGCGGATACCCGCCGGCCGGGCGGTGTTCCAGGAGGTCGAGGTCGGTGAGGTGTCCCCGCTCTCCTTCCGCCGCTTCTACGGCATGGACAACACCCGCGCCACCCGGCTCGGGTTCACCTTCGGCAACAGCCGGCAGTGGCTGCGGCGCGCGGCCGAGGAGACGCTGGGGAAGGTGAACTGA
- a CDS encoding Lrp/AsnC family transcriptional regulator — protein MGVPAVVPKEPRHSRGVADETSVAFDALDRQILELLQTDGRIKLSELGRRVRLSPAAVTERVRRLEAAGVISGYGAHVSPARLGYGIQAFIRVDPHGGYTLKHPRTLELIGRPEITEVHHVVGEDCWILKVAVRDTVHLEDVLEAVSALGRTTTSIVLTSPVERKPLLP, from the coding sequence ATGGGAGTTCCGGCCGTCGTACCGAAAGAACCTCGGCATTCGCGAGGCGTGGCCGACGAAACCTCGGTGGCCTTCGACGCACTGGACCGGCAGATCCTGGAGTTGCTCCAGACCGACGGCCGGATCAAGCTCAGCGAGCTGGGCCGCCGGGTGCGGCTGAGTCCGGCGGCGGTGACGGAACGGGTGCGGCGGCTGGAGGCGGCGGGGGTGATCAGCGGCTACGGCGCGCACGTCAGCCCGGCCCGGCTCGGCTACGGCATCCAGGCGTTCATCCGGGTCGATCCGCACGGCGGCTACACCCTGAAGCACCCCAGGACCCTCGAGCTGATCGGGCGCCCCGAGATCACCGAGGTCCACCACGTGGTGGGCGAGGACTGCTGGATCCTCAAGGTCGCCGTCCGGGACACCGTCCACCTGGAGGACGTCCTCGAGGCGGTCTCCGCTCTCGGGCGCACCACGACGTCGATCGTGCTCACCTCGCCGGTGGAGCGGAAACCGCTCTTGCCTTGA
- a CDS encoding MerR family transcriptional regulator produces MRIGELAARAGTTTRTLRYYESRGLLPARRGDNGYRTYDETDLRLLRQIRTLQDFGFELEETRPFVECLRAGHPEGDSCPASLAVYRRKLDELDALIGELRVVRETVAGELVRAEQARDELAAEALVPGGPEPECELGGQER; encoded by the coding sequence ATGCGCATCGGCGAGCTGGCCGCACGGGCCGGGACCACCACCCGGACGCTGCGGTACTACGAGTCGCGCGGGCTGCTGCCCGCGCGGCGCGGCGACAACGGGTACCGGACGTACGACGAGACCGATCTGCGGCTGTTGCGGCAGATCAGGACGTTGCAGGACTTCGGGTTCGAGCTGGAGGAGACCCGGCCCTTCGTGGAGTGTCTGCGGGCCGGGCACCCGGAGGGCGACTCCTGCCCGGCGTCGCTCGCGGTCTACCGGCGCAAGCTGGACGAGCTGGACGCGCTCATCGGGGAGCTGCGGGTGGTGCGGGAGACCGTCGCCGGGGAGCTCGTGCGGGCCGAACAGGCGCGCGACGAGCTGGCCGCCGAGGCGCTGGTTCCGGGGGGTCCGGAGCCCGAGTGCGAACTGGGAGGGCAGGAACGGTGA
- a CDS encoding thioredoxin family protein, producing the protein MIKADGVAEVTDADFGAAVLGADLPVLVEFTADWCPPCRQMGPVLSALAAEEGERLKVVQLDVDTNPETTQAYRVLSMPTFIVFRAGEPVKSMVGARPKRRLLAELDEVL; encoded by the coding sequence GTGATCAAGGCGGACGGGGTGGCCGAGGTGACGGACGCGGACTTCGGGGCGGCGGTGCTGGGGGCGGACCTGCCGGTGCTGGTGGAGTTCACCGCCGACTGGTGTCCGCCGTGCCGGCAGATGGGCCCGGTGCTCAGCGCGCTCGCCGCGGAGGAGGGCGAGCGGCTGAAGGTGGTGCAGCTGGACGTGGACACCAATCCGGAGACCACCCAGGCGTACCGGGTCCTGTCGATGCCGACCTTCATCGTGTTCCGGGCCGGTGAGCCCGTGAAGTCGATGGTGGGGGCACGGCCCAAGCGCCGGCTGCTGGCGGAGCTGGACGAGGTCCTGTGA